From one Catharus ustulatus isolate bCatUst1 chromosome 1, bCatUst1.pri.v2, whole genome shotgun sequence genomic stretch:
- the GSDME gene encoding gasdermin-E, with product MFAKATKNFVRETDTGGHLIPVSQLNASDKLQLLSLVTKRRKFWCWQKPKYHFLTVTLSDVLTEDKPIKPVIVESDFAKYMGKFEDFVQGSIETSFLKISLGTGGKGYVENQSSFGNLRKQEIDLQQLMKDVKDRTIDLKSSLLQQVIERKREVLCILREKIITTQRCTISEHIQTEEKVSGVMGCTAKTIKVSVSEDGSLVKDSSVILEIPPATTIAYSVIELFVKQNGQFEFCLLDEQQGGFEKESTEGSAYPHSVEFRDASFLYQPDAVDNEMYSGAKNVVPSDASISILKQDLSRLKTQFQPFVKLAEDKQRALYKTLCELLLHEEVVTALGDMFDDICTGGKPDLEELKLEQQRDLLDFLQLLGCSLQSELLLQKYQPQDEELFSAAHLLISAVSELPDDTLVLLRACCDLQVVPALCCLPNVASADGTVALSNPLVATLADRGSFEVVQRLFASSNINLEMAESSVKAVTMKEPRFFPLVLYVALYGFHALGGNV from the exons ATGTTTGCAAAAGCAACGAAGAATTTTGTGAGAGAAACTGACACTGGAGGTCACCTGATCCCTGTCTCCCAGTTGAATGCCTCAGACAAGCTGCAGCTTTTGAGCTTAGTTACGAAGAGGAGGAAATTCTGGTGCTGGCAGAAGCCCAAGTATCATTTCTTGACAGTCACCCTGAGTGATGTGCTTACTGAAGACAAACCAATAAAACCAG TGATTGTGGAGTCTGACTTTGCAAAATATATGGGGAAGTTTGAAGATTTTGTTCAAGGAAGTATTGAAACATCATTTTTGAAGATCAGCCTGGGAACTGGAGGGAAGGGTTACGTGGAAAACCAGTCGTCATTTGGAAACTTGAGGAAGCAGGAGATTGACTTGCAGCAGCTTATGAAAGATGTCAAGGACAG AACAATAGATCTAAAGAGTAGTTTACTTCAGCAAGTTATAGAAAGAAAACGTGAAGTGCTGTGCATCTTGAGAGAAAAGATAATCACAACTCAGAGGTGTACGATATCCGAACATATccagacagaagaaaaagtcaGTGGTGTGATGGGATGCACTGCAAAAACAATAAAG GTTTCAGTAAGTGAAGATGGAAGTCTGGTGAAGGATTCTAGCGTGATCCTTGAAATTCCTCCTGCAACCACTATTGCCTACAGTGTAATTGAACTGTTTGTAAAGCAGAATGGCCAGTTTG AGTTCTGTCTGCTAGATGAACAGCAAGGAGgttttgaaaaagaaagcacagaaggCTCAGCTTATCCTCATTCAGTTGAATTCAGAGATGCTTCGTTCCTCTATCAGCCAGATGCTGTTGATAATGAGATGTACTCTGGGGCTAAAAACGTCGTTCCCAGTGATGCTTCTATAAGTATATTGAAACAAG ATCTGTCACGGTTGAAGACGCAGTTCCAACCCTTTGTGAAGCTTGCAGAAGACAAGCAAAGAGCTTTATATAAAACCCTTTGTGAGCTCTTGCTCCATGAAGAAGTGGTGACTGCCCTGGGGGACATG ttCGATGATATCTGCACAGGAGGCAAGCCAGATCTGGAGGAGTTGAAACTTGAACAACAAAGAGACCTCCTTGACTTCTTACAGCTCTTAGGGTGCAGTTTACAGAGTGAGCTGTTGTTGCAGAAATATCAGCCTCAGGATGAAGAACTTTTCTCAGCTGCTCACCTTCTTATCAGTGCTGTATCTG AGCTGCCTGATGACACTCTTGTCCTGCTGCGTGCCTGCTGTGACCTTCAGGTTGTTCCAGCCTTGTGTTGTTTG CCTAACGTCGCTTCAGCCGATGGCACTGTGGCGCTGAGCAATCCTTTGGTGGCCACTCTCGCTGACAGAGGAAGCTTTGAGGTCGTGCAAAGGCTGTTTGCTTCATCAAACATTAATCTGGAAATGGCAGAGTCTTCTGTAAAAGCTGTAACTATGAAAGAACCGAGATTCTTCCCACTTGTTCTTTATGTTGCACTGTATGGATTTCATGCATTAGGTGGGAATGTATAG